From Pectobacterium carotovorum, one genomic window encodes:
- the lysS gene encoding lysine--tRNA ligase: MAESQSQGADQAQDLNNELKTRREKLVALRETGIAFPNDFRRDSTSDRLHAEFDGKENEELEELGVEVTVAGRMMTRRIMGKASFVTLQDVGGRIQLYVSRDDLVEGIYNEQFKKWDLGDILGARGKLFKTKTGELSIHCTELRLLTKALRPLPDKFHGLADQETRYRQRYLDLIANDESRNTFRIRSKVMAAIRSFMVDHGFMEVETPMMQVIPGGASARPFITHHNALDIDMYLRIAPELYLKRLVVGGFERVFEINRNFRNEGVSPRHNPEFTMMELYMAYADYKDLIVLTENLFRTLTQDVLGSTTVEYGDQTFDFGKPFEKLTMREAICKYRPETNVADLDDLEKATAIAQSLGIKIEKSWGLGRIVTEIFEETAESSLIQPTFITEYPAEVSPLARRNDQNPEITDRFEFFIGGREIGNGFSELNDAEDQAERFAQQVNAKDAGDDEAMFYDEDYVTALEHGLPPTAGLGIGIDRMVMLFTNSHTIRDVILFPAMRPQK, encoded by the coding sequence ATGGCTGAATCACAATCACAGGGTGCCGATCAGGCGCAAGATCTGAATAATGAATTAAAAACGCGTCGTGAAAAGCTGGTGGCGCTGCGTGAAACCGGGATCGCATTCCCGAATGATTTCCGCCGTGACAGCACGTCCGATCGTCTGCACGCTGAGTTCGATGGCAAAGAGAACGAAGAGCTGGAAGAACTGGGCGTTGAAGTGACTGTCGCGGGCCGTATGATGACCCGTCGCATCATGGGTAAAGCCTCTTTCGTGACCTTGCAGGACGTTGGTGGCCGTATTCAGCTGTATGTTTCCCGCGACGATCTGGTGGAAGGCATCTATAACGAGCAGTTCAAGAAGTGGGATCTGGGCGATATTCTGGGCGCGCGCGGTAAGCTGTTCAAAACCAAGACGGGCGAGCTGTCCATCCACTGTACTGAACTGCGTTTGCTGACTAAAGCGCTGCGTCCGCTGCCGGATAAATTCCACGGTCTGGCCGATCAGGAAACGCGTTATCGCCAGCGTTATCTGGATCTGATCGCTAACGATGAATCTCGCAATACCTTCCGTATTCGTTCAAAAGTGATGGCGGCGATCCGTAGCTTCATGGTTGATCACGGCTTTATGGAAGTTGAAACGCCAATGATGCAGGTGATCCCTGGCGGCGCGTCTGCCCGTCCGTTCATTACGCACCACAACGCGCTGGACATCGACATGTACCTGCGCATCGCGCCGGAACTGTACCTGAAGCGTCTGGTTGTCGGTGGCTTTGAGCGTGTGTTCGAGATCAACCGTAACTTCCGTAACGAAGGCGTTTCCCCACGTCATAACCCTGAATTCACCATGATGGAACTTTATATGGCGTATGCCGATTATAAAGACCTGATTGTGCTGACGGAAAACCTGTTCCGTACGCTGACGCAGGACGTACTGGGCTCGACAACGGTGGAATACGGCGACCAGACATTCGACTTCGGCAAGCCGTTCGAGAAGCTGACGATGCGCGAAGCGATCTGTAAGTACCGCCCTGAAACCAACGTTGCCGATCTGGACGATCTGGAGAAAGCGACCGCGATCGCCCAGTCTCTGGGGATCAAGATCGAGAAAAGCTGGGGTCTGGGCCGTATCGTTACCGAGATCTTCGAAGAGACGGCAGAAAGCAGCCTGATCCAGCCAACCTTCATCACCGAATATCCGGCTGAAGTATCACCGCTGGCGCGTCGTAACGATCAAAACCCTGAAATCACCGATCGCTTTGAGTTCTTCATCGGCGGCCGTGAAATCGGTAACGGCTTCTCCGAGCTGAATGATGCCGAAGATCAGGCAGAGCGTTTTGCGCAGCAGGTGAATGCTAAAGACGCGGGCGATGACGAAGCGATGTTCTACGACGAAGACTACGTGACCGCGCTGGAACACGGCCTGCCACCGACAGCGGGTCTGGGTATCGGTATCGATCGTATGGTGATGTTGTTCACTAACAGCCACACCATCCGCGACGTGATCCTGTTCCCGGCAATGCGTCCGCAGAAATAA
- a CDS encoding AraC family transcriptional regulator — protein sequence MMTYRDAWFELALLTNGRSFPRHTHDEFVISANLSGLETVWLDGETFIATNDMVTTYNPDQLQGSDNAFDRWQCASLYVHPQAFEHYFHQTFRFSRGWNPSPQLAAELKQLVISDVDDCTRQERIILLLAALMENQHPMPSQGQIKEAERITRIKDGLLSDLSDVPTLDQLAQQENLSVAHLVRSFNQAVGLPPLAWLMQRRMCKARELLRQGTAISQVAGDVGFADQAHFTKAFNRYNAMTPGQFRRINF from the coding sequence ATGATGACTTACCGCGATGCCTGGTTCGAACTGGCGCTGTTAACCAACGGCCGCAGTTTTCCACGGCATACGCACGACGAGTTCGTCATCAGCGCCAATCTCAGCGGGTTGGAAACGGTCTGGCTGGATGGAGAGACCTTTATTGCCACCAACGATATGGTGACAACCTACAATCCCGATCAGCTACAAGGCAGCGACAACGCGTTTGACCGCTGGCAGTGCGCATCACTGTACGTTCACCCGCAGGCATTCGAGCATTATTTCCACCAAACTTTTCGGTTCTCACGGGGCTGGAATCCGTCGCCGCAGTTGGCAGCCGAGCTAAAACAGCTGGTCATCTCTGATGTGGACGATTGCACGCGTCAGGAGCGCATTATCCTGCTGCTGGCTGCGTTGATGGAAAACCAGCATCCTATGCCGTCTCAGGGCCAGATTAAAGAAGCAGAGCGGATCACGCGGATTAAAGACGGGTTGCTGAGCGATCTCAGCGATGTCCCCACGCTCGATCAGCTCGCGCAGCAGGAAAATCTGTCAGTCGCACATCTGGTACGTTCGTTTAATCAGGCGGTTGGGCTACCACCGCTGGCGTGGCTGATGCAGCGACGTATGTGTAAAGCGCGGGAACTGCTGCGGCAGGGGACTGCGATTAGCCAGGTCGCGGGTGATGTCGGGTTTGCCGATCAGGCGCATTTCACCAAAGCTTTCAATCGCTATAACGCCATGACGCCGGGGCAGTTCCGCCGTATCAATTTTTGA
- a CDS encoding LysE family translocator, with protein MLLVVFTGMLLSLSLCLDLGMVNTAIINRGLRHGARSAFYIGLGSCFGDLFYATLSVLGLAVVFNLTPVRWALWIGGGLILIWMTFSMARAAWRDYQVKRFANLSATANAADFTAPPARYTEFFSGVGMALASPTALLWFAAIGGTIIAQSTDGSAFMISLFLLGFFVGGVLWTFFLAALVKYGQRLLKERISFYCSLISALLFAYFAWHVISNGYETLFLPFSTAA; from the coding sequence ATGCTGTTAGTTGTGTTCACGGGGATGCTGCTATCCCTGTCGCTGTGTCTCGATCTGGGGATGGTCAATACCGCGATTATTAACCGGGGGCTGCGGCACGGCGCGCGCTCGGCGTTTTATATCGGGCTGGGTTCCTGTTTCGGCGATCTGTTCTATGCCACGCTGTCGGTGCTGGGTCTGGCGGTTGTCTTTAATCTGACACCCGTTCGCTGGGCGCTATGGATTGGCGGCGGGCTGATTCTGATCTGGATGACGTTCAGTATGGCGCGTGCGGCATGGCGTGACTATCAGGTTAAACGTTTCGCCAATCTTTCTGCGACAGCGAATGCGGCGGATTTTACTGCGCCGCCTGCCCGCTATACCGAGTTTTTCAGCGGCGTTGGCATGGCGCTGGCGTCACCAACGGCGTTACTGTGGTTTGCTGCGATTGGTGGCACCATTATCGCGCAATCTACCGATGGCTCAGCCTTCATGATTAGCCTGTTTCTGCTGGGCTTTTTTGTGGGCGGCGTGCTGTGGACATTCTTCCTCGCCGCGCTGGTGAAGTACGGTCAGCGCCTGCTGAAAGAGCGTATCTCATTCTATTGCAGCCTGATCTCCGCGCTGCTATTTGCCTACTTTGCCTGGCACGTTATTTCCAATGGGTATGAGACGCTGTTTCTGCCGTTCTCTACGGCTGCATAA
- the recJ gene encoding single-stranded-DNA-specific exonuclease RecJ — MDMITQLRRRPLAEDIDLPDTVPPLLRRLYAQRGVKGAQELERSLSGLLNYRLLSGIDKAVDLLQKTLAEKRCIVIVGDFDADGATSTALTVLALRSMGAVNVKYLVPNRFEDGYGLSPEVVAQAAALGAEVIVTVDNGISSHAGVEDAHRRGITVLVTDHHLPGEILPDADAMINPNLPDCQFPSKSLAGVGVAFYLMMALFVRLRDSGWFTQPWFTQQGLAKPNLTELLDLVALGTVADVVPLDANNRILVAQGLNRIRAGECRPGIRALLEVANRDASQLVASDLGFALGPRLNAAGRLHDMKIGVELLLSDDIVQARILANELNDMNQDRREIEQGMQAEALRLCESLERTRDSLPYGLAMYHPEWHQGVVGILASRIKERFHRPVIAFAPAGDGMLKGSGRSISGLHLRDALERLDTLYPGMMQKFGGHAMAAGLSLHEDRFEDFRQRFGELVGEWLDPSQLEGVVWSDGELVLPELDLLSTAEMLRYAGPWGQSFPEPTFDGCFRILQPRLLKERHLKAMFEPIGATGQVPLLDGIAFNVDTTIWPDPSIKEVEIVYRLDINEFRGKRSVQLLIQHLWPR; from the coding sequence GTGGATATGATTACCCAACTCCGTCGGCGTCCGCTGGCGGAGGACATTGATTTACCTGACACCGTTCCGCCCTTGCTGCGTCGCCTTTATGCGCAGCGCGGCGTGAAAGGGGCTCAGGAGCTGGAACGAAGCCTGAGTGGTTTACTCAATTATCGGTTGTTAAGCGGTATTGATAAGGCAGTCGATCTGCTGCAAAAAACGCTGGCTGAGAAGCGCTGCATCGTCATTGTCGGCGATTTTGATGCCGATGGTGCTACCAGTACCGCGCTCACCGTGCTGGCACTGCGCAGCATGGGTGCCGTGAACGTGAAGTATCTGGTGCCGAACCGTTTTGAAGACGGTTACGGGCTCAGTCCGGAAGTGGTGGCGCAGGCCGCCGCGCTGGGTGCAGAAGTGATTGTGACCGTGGATAACGGGATCTCTTCTCACGCGGGCGTTGAGGATGCGCATCGGCGCGGTATTACCGTGCTGGTGACCGATCACCATCTGCCGGGTGAAATTCTGCCTGACGCCGACGCCATGATTAATCCCAATCTGCCTGACTGTCAGTTTCCCTCCAAGTCACTGGCGGGCGTAGGCGTCGCGTTTTATCTGATGATGGCGTTGTTCGTACGCCTGCGTGATAGCGGCTGGTTTACGCAACCCTGGTTTACACAACAGGGGCTGGCGAAGCCGAACCTCACCGAATTACTGGATCTGGTGGCGCTGGGCACGGTCGCTGACGTGGTGCCGCTGGATGCCAACAACCGGATTCTGGTCGCGCAGGGGCTGAACCGCATTCGTGCGGGCGAATGTCGTCCGGGTATTCGGGCGCTGCTGGAAGTGGCGAACCGCGATGCCAGTCAACTGGTCGCCAGCGATTTAGGCTTTGCGTTAGGCCCACGGCTGAACGCGGCTGGACGGCTACACGACATGAAAATCGGTGTCGAACTGCTGCTCAGCGATGACATCGTACAAGCACGTATCCTTGCCAATGAACTGAATGACATGAATCAGGACCGGCGGGAGATTGAACAGGGGATGCAGGCAGAAGCGTTGCGCCTGTGTGAATCGCTGGAACGTACCCGTGATTCACTGCCTTACGGATTGGCGATGTATCACCCGGAATGGCATCAGGGTGTCGTCGGTATTTTGGCTTCGCGCATTAAAGAACGTTTTCATCGTCCAGTGATTGCCTTTGCTCCTGCGGGCGACGGCATGCTGAAAGGGTCAGGGCGCTCCATTTCCGGCCTGCATCTGCGCGATGCGCTGGAGCGGCTGGATACGCTGTACCCCGGTATGATGCAGAAATTCGGCGGGCATGCGATGGCGGCAGGGTTATCGCTGCATGAAGATCGGTTTGAGGATTTTCGCCAGCGCTTTGGCGAGCTGGTTGGCGAATGGCTCGACCCGTCTCAGCTTGAAGGCGTCGTCTGGTCTGACGGTGAGCTGGTGCTGCCGGAACTGGATTTGCTCTCAACGGCAGAGATGCTGCGCTACGCGGGGCCGTGGGGTCAGTCCTTCCCTGAACCGACGTTCGATGGCTGCTTCCGTATTCTGCAACCTCGCCTACTCAAAGAGCGCCATTTGAAAGCGATGTTTGAACCGATTGGTGCAACAGGGCAGGTGCCGCTGTTAGATGGTATCGCATTCAATGTTGATACTACCATCTGGCCGGATCCGAGCATTAAAGAAGTGGAAATCGTGTACCGGCTGGATATTAACGAGTTTCGCGGTAAACGTTCGGTGCAATTGCTCATTCAACATCTGTGGCCGCGCTAG
- the prfB gene encoding peptide chain release factor 2 (programmed frameshift), which produces MFEINPVKNRIQDLSERSAVLRGYLDYDAKKERLEEVNAELEQPDVWNEPERAQALGKERSSLEAIVDTIDQLTQGLEDVNGLLELAVEEDDEDTFNETSVELDALENKLGQLEFRRMFSGQYDSADCYLDIQAGSGGTEAQDWASMLVRMYLRWAEAKGFKTEIIEESDGDVAGTKSATIKIIGDYAFGWLRTETGVHRLVRKSPFDSGGRRHTSFSSAFVYPEVEDDIDIEINPADLRIDVYRASGAGGQHVNRTESAVRITHMPTGIVTQCQNDRSQHKNKDQAMKQLKAKLYEFEMQKKNAEKQAMEDNKSDIGWGSQIRSYVLDDSRIKDLRTGVETRNTQAVLDGDLDKFIEASLKAGL; this is translated from the exons ATGTTTGAAATTAATCCGGTAAAAAACCGCATTCAGGACCTGTCTGAACGTAGTGCCGTTCTTAGGGGGTATCTT GACTATGATGCCAAGAAAGAACGCCTCGAAGAAGTAAATGCCGAACTGGAACAGCCTGATGTCTGGAATGAGCCTGAACGCGCTCAGGCATTGGGAAAAGAACGTTCCTCGCTGGAAGCCATCGTAGACACCATCGATCAACTGACTCAAGGTCTGGAAGATGTGAATGGTCTGCTTGAGCTTGCGGTGGAAGAAGACGACGAAGATACGTTTAATGAAACGTCGGTAGAACTGGACGCGCTGGAAAATAAATTAGGCCAGCTCGAATTCCGTCGCATGTTCTCCGGCCAGTACGACAGTGCGGATTGTTACCTGGATATTCAGGCAGGTTCTGGCGGTACGGAAGCGCAGGACTGGGCCAGCATGCTGGTGCGTATGTACCTGCGTTGGGCGGAAGCCAAAGGGTTTAAAACCGAAATTATTGAAGAGTCAGACGGTGACGTGGCCGGTACGAAATCCGCCACTATCAAGATCATCGGCGACTATGCATTTGGCTGGCTGCGTACCGAAACCGGCGTACACCGTCTGGTGCGTAAGAGCCCGTTCGATTCCGGCGGCCGCCGCCACACCTCATTCAGCTCCGCGTTCGTTTACCCGGAAGTTGAAGATGATATCGATATCGAAATCAATCCTGCCGACCTGCGTATTGACGTTTACCGTGCCTCTGGTGCGGGTGGTCAGCACGTTAACCGGACAGAATCTGCGGTGCGTATTACCCACATGCCTACTGGTATTGTCACGCAGTGTCAGAATGACCGTTCCCAGCATAAAAACAAAGATCAGGCGATGAAACAGCTGAAAGCCAAGCTGTACGAGTTTGAGATGCAAAAGAAAAATGCTGAGAAACAGGCGATGGAAGACAACAAGTCTGATATCGGCTGGGGCAGCCAGATTCGTTCCTATGTTCTGGATGATTCGCGCATCAAAGATTTACGTACCGGAGTGGAAACACGTAACACTCAGGCCGTACTGGATGGCGATCTGGACAAATTTATTGAAGCAAGTTTAAAAGCGGGGTTATAA